The genomic DNA TCCAGCCTATCCAGCCCAACGAGGAAACCAGCTCCGGACGGCTCATCGGCGAAATCAAGCGCGAACAGAAAAAGCTCTATTTCGAACCGCGCGAGCAGCTTGAGCCCGGCGATCTCGTGCGCGTGGGCTACGAGGACCAACCCGGCCACAGGACCATCCCCATACGCCGCCGCGTACCCAAGCGCGGTCGCATGGATATTCCCTTTTCCAAGCATCACACCGGCCCTGGCCTGCCCTCGGGCACCAAAGTGTTCCTCGTGGACAGACGCGAGCCGGAACTCATGAAGCGCATCAAGGAGTTGGAGAAGGAACTCGATTTCTTCCCGGCGCCGGAGCCCAAGGAATCCACCTTCACGCCGACCTGGCCCAAAGCCGCCCCGCGCAGCAAGTCCAAATCCCGGGCCGAGACCGTGACCCTGTTCCGACATCCGCCAAGCGGCAAGTTGTGGGACCGTCCCGCCTACTGGCTCGAACGTTCGGTTGTCGGCAAGGTGCCGTCCAAAATCGCAAGCCGCGCCCAATGGTGGCTGCCTCCGGTCATCTGGCCCGACGAGGACAAGAAATACCGTTCGCTCATCAAAGAGGCCGTGCGCAAGGGCGTGCGGGAGTTCGTCCTGAATGCCCCATGGCAGGCAGCCTATTTCGAGGATCGCAAGAACGTCTCCATCACTGCCGGGCCGTTCTGCAACATCGCCAACAAGTTTGCCCTGGACGTTTTGCGCACCCTGGGCTTCTCCAGGGCCATCATCAGCCCGGAGCTTCCCTTTGAGGACCTTCAGATCCTCAGCCAGAACCCGCCCATGCCGCTCGGTTTTGTCATCAAGGGTATGTGGCCCTTCGGCATCTCCCGGTTCCTGGCGGACAGCGTTCCCTTTGACGAAGCGGTCAAATCTCCCATGCACGAAGTCGCCTTCGTCCGCAAATACGGGCAGAACAACTGGATATTCCCCGGCTGGGAACTGGACCTGACCAAGGAAACCCGCACCCTGGAGCGGCTCGGCTTCAAGACCTTCGTGACCATGCTCGAACCTTGGCCGCGCAACGTTCCGCGCCCCAACCGCACCAGTGAATTCAACTGGCGGCTGAAACTGCTGTAGAAAAATCGGAACCCGCCTTTGCTTCGGCAAAGGCGGGTTCCTTCTTTAACGGCTCACTGCCTCGACAGGTTCATTCCCGAGGTTCCTGTTTTCGACGCCCAAATGACCGATGATCGCCTGCACGGTCTCGGCCAGGGACGCCAACTTGGCGATGACTGAAGCCGAATTCTGCACGGCATCGGCCGTGTCGGAAGCCAGCCTGCTCACCTCCAGCACAGCGCCGCTGATCTGCTCGGAAGCGACGGACTGCTGACGGGCGGCGATGGCGATACCCTCGACCCGCTCGGCCACATTGACTGAAAATTCCTGAATATTCCGAAACGCTCCCACGGAATTCTCCACCTCGCCATTGGCCTCGGCCACATGGGACAAGGTCGCCTTCACATCGTTGATATTGCGACCCGTCGCATCCTGAATGGCCGTTATGCGCGTCTCCACCTCCTGGGTGGCAACCATGGTCTTCTCGGCGAGTTTGCGCACCTCGTCGGCCACAACGGCAAACCCCTTGCCCGCCTCGCCCGCGCGCGCAGCCTCGATAGCCGCGTTCAGGGCAAGCAGGTTGGTCTGATCCGCTATCTCGTTGATGACGCTGATGACCTGGCCAATGGACTCCGTATCCGCGCCCAGACGGGCCACTCCTTCCTTGAGTACGGAGACCGTTCCGGCCACGGCGGTCATGGACCGCTCGGTCCGCTGCACCACGTCGATACCCAGGCTCGCCTCATTACTGGCCTCGCCCGCCATGGCAGAGGCATCGCTCACGTTTCGGGCCACCTCGTTGACCGTTACGTTCATCTCCTCCATGGCCGTTGCGGACTCGGCCATGCGTTCCTGCTGCAGGACCGCGCTCCGGGCGATCTCCCCGGTACGCTCCTTGAGGTCGAGAGACACGGTGGTCAACTCCCGGGACACCTCGCCCGCCCGGCCCGCGGCTTCGTTCATACGCTCCAGCAAGGCCTGGACGCGCTCCTGCTGACCGACGGCCTCATCACGCGCCTGGTCCGCCGCCTCGGCCTGATTGCGCGCATCCCGTTCCATATCCCGGGCTTCCCCGATGGCGGAACGCAGATTCGCAACCATATCCACCAGCACATCCTTCAATTCATCAAGCTCCGCCGCGAATTTACCCTCGGGTTCCGCATCAAGGTCACCCCGTGCGACCGCCCCGGCAAAGGCGTTGAGCCGCATCAATGGTTGATTGATGGAACGCATCACCCACAGCAGGAGGACGAGAATGGCGACGCCCACGGCCAACTCTACGCCGATCACGCAATAGTCGATCACCCGGGTGTCATGCTGCGACTGAGCCACGCTGCTGGCCGCGATTTCTCCATAGATCGGCTCCAGAGAACGGGCCGCCTCTATGAGTCCGGCGGTTATCACGTCGATGCTCTTTTCCTTGGCCACATATTTGCCGAAGGCATCAAGGTATCCCTGAAGAGCCTTCATCCGTCCAGCCGCTTCTTCGGGGGGATACAATGCCGCGAGCATCCCGCTCAGCTCCCCGGCCCCCTTGGTCACGCGATCCACATACAGATCGCCGCCCCGAATGATGTAATTTTTTTCCTGACGCCGCATCTGAAGCAGCTTGATAACGGAATCCGCCGCCATCTCCCCCTTCCCGAACTCGGCCTCCAGATTCCGGGCCGCCTTGATGAACTCCCAGCGCAATCCCTCCTTCATGGTCAACCCCATGGCAACATAGAGATCATTAACCCCGGTCAACGCGTCCCGATATTGTTGAAGGACATTCAGCGCGTCTCCGCATCTGTTGGCCAACCCGGGTTTCATCTGAGCGATTTCCTTCAGGACAGCTCCCGCCTTATCCACATTTTCCAAAGCCTTGCGCGTATATTGCTCGTCTTTGCGCAACAGAAAATTCTTTTCGTGGCGTCTTGCCTGAAGGAACAACGCGTTTCCATCGTTGGCCAGCGTCGCCAGCTTCCTGGCTTCAACCACGTATTGGCCCCCGACATAGTTCACGGCAAAGATTCCGGCCAGTCCAAACAGCACGGAAACGAAGATCAAAATCAGCTTGCTCTTGATGCTCACGGCAACCCCCTTATGAATGGCAGAATGAAAACGGGTGCCGAATTGCAAAAGACATGCACAAAAAAAATCCAATTATTTCAACAAAAGCATCTCGCAAGCCTGCGCAAGATATGTTTGCGCGACTTGGCTTGTTTGCCCATTCCGCCCGGCCGCAACGGCATACCGGCTTGCGGGATTCGTTTCCCGAAACGAAACGGCAAAACAATGACTGAAAATACGGAACCCGGTGAACTTGTGAAGAAAAAAGAGAGCGGCGAGAGAAAACGGTGGGAAACATGAAAAAGACTTCAGCCCACACGGCACCGAAATCTTGTCATGACGATCCGCCGCCCTCCATGGAAAGAAGGCGGAGCAATCCGAGTGCCGGTCTGCCGGGAACCTAGAACGTCCGGCCGTCCCAGCCGAACATATTGCGCTCAATGTTGCCGAAGGCGATGTAGATTCGATTGGCCGGGATAGCGAATGTCCTGTTCATGAAGCCGCAGATCGCGGCGGAGAGTTCTGGAGTACGCGCTTCGGGCAACCCGATGGAATCAAGGGTGACGAAAGCAGCGGGGTCCTGGGTGCCGCCGAAGAGAAGTTCCTTGCCCGGTTCGAGCACGGCCAGAACATAGGATTCGGGCTTACCGAGGATGTCGGCGGCAAGGGCGGAGATAGCCTTGAGGCAGCCTGCCTCGTCGGTAACATGGACGTTGGTTTCCACCTTGATGAACGGCATGACGCCTCCTAGAGGTGAATGGTTCCGGTCATGAAGGTTACGGCCCTTCCTGCGATCTTCACGCGGTCGCCGAGGTATTCGCATTGGATGGAACCGCCGCGCGCCGAAGCCTGAAAGGCGTGGAACTCGGACTTGCCGAGTCGATCAGCCCAATACGGCACCAGGGTGCAGTGGGCCGAGCCGGTGACCGGGTCTTCGGGAACGCTATCGCCAGAGACGAAGACGCGGGACACAAAATCATGGTCCAAGCCGGGCGCGGTGCAGATGAGGCAAAGCCCGTCCAGGGCCGACACAAGGCGGGGATCAGGATCGAGCGCCCGAATGTCATCCTCGGTCTCGAACACGGCCATCATGTCGCGGCTGCCCATATAGAGCTCCACGGGCCGTGCGCCGAGCGCAGTGGCCACGCGCTCGGTAACCTGAATCCGGGAACAGGACCAGGCCGGGAAGTCCATGGAGTAATGGTTGCCCTCCCGATCCACGAAAAGCCGCCCGCTCTTGGTCTCGAAAACCACTACAGGGTCGGTGTAATTCAGGTGTTGGCAGATGACGTGCGCGCTGGCCAGGGTGGCGTGGCCACACAGGTCGATCTCAATCTCTGGGGTAAACCACCGCAACTCGAAATACTCTCCCTTGCGAACAAAGAAAGCGGTCTCGGCCAGGTTGTTCTCCAAGGCGATGTTGCGCATCAGATCCTCGGAAAGCCACTCGTAAAGCGGGACCACAGCCGCGGGATTGCCGGTAAAGACCTCGGCCGCGAACGCATCCACCTGGTAAACATCGAGTTTCATGGAGTCCCTCCAACCACCTAGAAGGTTTGCTTGAACAGATCGTCCGCCGAAGCCGGAGCCTCTCCGTTTCCGCCGTATGGGTTGGACACTTCCGTGGGTTCGGACCCAACCTTGAATGGCAGGAAGTACTCTTCGGTCGAGGAAGACGAGGCCAGATGGCCTGTCTTGCCGTCAACTTTGACCATAACGATTCCCGGCGGCTGGGTGAAGTCCTCATAGGGATAATCTTCCTCCACGTGCTTCCGGTAATCCACCCAGATGGGGCTGGCCGCGCGAGAACCGGTCTCCCACTTGCCCATGGGCGTCAGCTCGTCGAAGCCCACGTACACGCCGGTCAGCAGATACGGCGCAAAGCCCATGAACCAGGCGTCCTGCTCCATGTTGGAGGTGCCGGTCTTGCCGGCCACAGGCCGCTTCAACACCCTGGCCCGCCAGCCGGTTCCGTTCTGGATCACTTGCTTCATCAACGAAGACATGATGTAGGCAGTCTGCGGGCTCATGGCGTCCTTGGCCTCGGGCTTGGAAGCGTAAAGTTCATCGCCCCAGGCTGACTTCACGGACAGGACCGTGCGCGATTTGATGTACGAGCCGCCACGCGGGAAAGTGGTGAAGGCCTCACAGAGATTCATGGGAGTGACCACGGCGGACCCAAGGGATACGGACAGGTCATGAGGAAAATCCGATTCCAGGCCCATGGCCTTGGCGCGGTCGATGATGGTGCGAATGCCGAGCTTCTGGGCTATGCGGATGGTGCACAGGTTCTTGGACTTGACCAGCGCGGTGCGCAGCAGGGTCGGTCCTTCGAAGGTGCCCTCGAAATTCTCGGGCCGCCACAATTTGCCCTCGGCGTCGTTGGCGTACACGATGGGCGCATCGAGAACGATGCTTGCCGCGGTGTAGCCGTTGTCCAGAGCCGCGGAGTAAACCACGGGCTTGAAGGCCGAGCCGGGCTGCCGCCTGGCCTGGGTGGCGCGGTTGAATTGGCTTTTCGCAAAGGAATAGCCGCCCACCAAGGCGACGACCTCGCCGGTGCCGGGCTTGATGGAGACAAGCGCGCCCTCGACCTTGGGCTCGCGCTCAAGGTCGAGAATCCAGGTGCCGTCCTCTTTTTTCGGGGCCTCATCCACAGTCACCCAGACCACATCGCCTTTTTTCAGGACCTTGCGGGCGTCCGTGGGATTCGGCACATCCTCATGGCTCTTCCTGATATCGGGGTCACGAATCCACCACATGGCCTTGACGGGGATAGTTCCCTTGAACTTGCCGAACTCGACCCGGGCCGCGTCCCTGGAAACGCCGGTCACGAACGCCTTCATGAGACGATCTTTCTCCATGATCCCGTCGGTGGTCTGCGGTCCTTCCTCAAGAATGCCGGGCTTGTCGGCGTCGGTGAAATGCCCGACAGGACCGAGCCAGCCACGCCGCTTGGCGGAATTGAGAAGACCGCGCCGAAGCGCTTTTTCAGCCGCAGCCTGATGCTTGAGATCGCACGGCGTCGTCACGGAAAGGCCGCCGTTATAGACCATGTCCTCGCCGAACTCGTCGACAAGCCAGCGGCGGACCTCTTCAAGGTAATACGCGCCCACCCGCCAGGACGGATCGTCCATGGACTTGAGTTCGATCGGCTCGGCAAGGGCCTCCTGGTACTGCTCCTCGGTGATCCATCCCAGTTCGCGCATGTGGCTGAGGACGTACTCCTGACGCTGCCGGGCCAACTCGAAGCTCTGATAGGGATTATACCGCGTGGGCGCCTGGGGAAGCCCCGCGATCAAGGCCGCCTGGGCAATGGTCAGGTCCTTGGAATGCTTCGCGAAATATGTCCTGGAAGCGGCTTCCACGCCATAGGAGTGCGCGCCGAGGAAGATATGATTCAGGTAGATGGTCAGAATCTCTTCCTTGGTCAGGTAGTTTTCCAGGCGAAATGCGAGAATGGCTTCCTTGAGCTTGCGTTTGTAGCTTCGCTCGGAAGTCAGCAGCAGCCGTTTGATGACCTGCTGCGTGATGGTCGAACCGCCCTGCTTGGTGCGCCCTGCCATGAGATTGGCCTTGAAGGCGCGAACGATGGCGGTCAGGTCGACGCCGTCGTGCTCGTAAAAGGACGCGTCCTCGGCGGCCAGAAATGCCTTGGGAATCCATTCGCTCATCTGGTCCAAAGTGACCAGAAAACGCTTTTCCTTATAGAAATAGCCAAGCACCTTGTTGTCCTGGGCATAAACCGTGGTCACCAAAGGCGGCTTATAATCGGTAATCTTTTTGAAGCTGGGTAGATCCTTGGCCGCCCAAAAATAGATCGCAACGGCTCCGCAAACACCGGCCACAGCGCAGCCAAGAAACAATATACCAAATATTTTCAAGAATTTATTCATATTCTACCCATCAAAAGGTTTTCTTGACCGGGCTGGCTCCCTTGGTCGGAGGCAATCCCCAGACCAGGCGCAACCGGCCGTACAAATCCTTCACGGTCGCCTTGTTGGTGTCAAGGATGTCGAGCATCCGAACCAGAGTGCCCCCTTCCCGCCGAGCAAGGCAGGTGGGGATATCGAAGAATGTGACCGTGGCTCCGGCCATCCAGAAAGGGAAAAGGCGGCAGTAATAGGGACGCGCTTCCAGCGGTATCTCGCACCCAAGCGGACCAAGAAAACGACAGGCGCCCATGGAATCCACGGCCAGCCGGAAGTGATCCTTGCCTTCGGGAAAAAGCTGCCGGACGAGTTTCTCCTCGCCGGGAAAAAGACGGCAGGCGTAATCGACGAAAGCCTTGGAGTTGGACGAGAGGACGAATCCGCCGGTATACGGCACCAGTTCCTGAATACGTTCCTTCTCGATCTGCGAGAGGGGAAAGCAGAATTCCTCCTGGCCCGAAGAGATGCGGCAACAGGTCGGCCCTTGGAAGGAGCACCTCCTGCAAACGTCCGAGTCGCCGCTCTGCGCCCGGGTCATCAATCGGCTCTCCCGGCACGCCCATCGGAAAATGTCAGCTCGCCCTTGCCGAGCAGGTCGTGCAGGTGGACCATGCCCGCCAGGCGTCCGTCGTCGCGGATCACGGGCAAAACCGTGATCTGGTTATGCTCCATGAGGTCGAGAACGCTGGCCGAGGATTCTCCGGCCGACGCGCGCCGGGGGGAACGGGTCATGACATCATGCACGGGCCGATCCATATCCAGACCGCCAGCGCAAACCATGCGGCGAACGTCGCCGTCGGTAAGCACGCCGCGAAGGAAATTGTCTTCGTCAACCACCGCGACCAGGCCGAGGCCGCCGTCATTCAAGGTGGACAATGCCGACTTGAGCGAGGCGTTTTCCAGGACCACGGGCAGGCCGTCGGTGTGCATGAGCTGATCCACGCAGGTGGACAGCCGCTGCCCCAGCGATCCGCCGGGATGAAACCGCTTGAAGTCGTCCTTGCCGAAAGACTTCCACTCCATGAGGCAAACGGCCAGCGCATCGCCCACCGCCAGTTGGGCGGTGGTGGACGAGGTCGGAGCCAAGCCCATGGGGCAGGCTTCGCGCGGCACGTGGACCTGGATGTGAATGTCGGACAGTCCGGCCATGGCCGAGGCCGGGTTGGAGGTCATGGCGATGACCTTGATCCCAAGGGATTTCAAGGTGGGCAGAATGGCGTTGACCTCGTCGGTAGCGCCGGAGTTGGAGAGAGCCAAGACCACGTCCTCGCTCCGGATCATGCCCATGTCTCCGTGTGCTCCCTCCACGGGATGGAGGAAGAAGGACGGCGTGCCGGTGGAAGACAAGGTAGCCGCGATCTTGCGGCCCACCAGCCCGGACTTGCCCAGGCCGGTGATGACGACCCGCCCCTTGCACTGCGCCATAGTGTTGAAAGCTTCGACGAACGACCCGTCCAATTGATCGCGAACGGCCTCAAGACCCTGGACCTCGATGTCCAGGACCTCGCGGGCCAGGGCGAGCCAATCCTTGCGCTCGGATATACATGCCATGCGGTATTCTCCCGAATATGAACCGGGCGGGACACGGCCGCGTCCCTGCCCGACAGGCGGCCCTCGCGCCGCCGCGGCCCGGCCGCCCGCTCAAGCGGGAAAAACCGGGCGTTGATGACTCGCTACCTAGCAGAATTCCTTGATGATGCCGGGGGTCGCCTCCAGGCAATCCTTGCCCATCCTGTCGGCCAGGGGCACCGGATAGTTGCCGTCGAAACACGCCAGACACCACTCATCCTGGGTCACTGAATCAAGCAGACCGGGAATGGACAGGTAGTGCAGAGAATCCAGATCCATGAAACGAGCGATGTCCTCCACCGAGTGGTTGGCCGCGATGAGTTCGCCCTTGGACGAAAAGTCGATGCCGTAGAAACATGGGAACCTGATGGGCGGGCAGCTCACCCGCAAGTGAATCTCCCGCGCGCCGAGTTCGCGCAGTTTCTTGACCCGTGCGCGGATGGTGGTGCCGCGGACGATGGAATCCTCGATTATGATAATGCGCTTGTTCTGGATCATGGACTTGACCGGATTGAGCTTCACCCGCACCGAAAAGTCGCGCATATCCTGGGACGGCTGAATAAATGTCCGGCCCACGTAATGGTTGCGGATCATGGCCAGTTCCAGAGGCAGGCCGGACTCCTGGGAATACCCCACGGCCGCGTAGTTGCCGGAGTCGGGGAACGGCATGACTATGTCCGCGTCCACCGGAGCCTCCTTGGCCAGCATGGCGCCCATGGCCTTGCGCCGCTCGTAAACCACGTCGCCGAAGATATGGGAATCGGGACGAGCAAAATAAATAAGCTCGAAGATGCACTTGCTGCACCGGGTCGGCTCGGCGAACCTGTGGGAAGTCAACTGGTTCTTGTGAACCACGACCATCTCACCCGGGTCCAGGGGGCGCAGGTAGTCGGCCTCGACGAGGTCGAAGGCGCAGGTCTCGGACGCGAATACGTACTTGTCCCCGACCCGGCCCAGAACCAGGGGCCGGAACCCGTGGGGGTCCTTGACCGCGATCATCTTGTCGTTGGCCAGAATGAGCATGGAATAAGCGCCGCGCACACGGTTGCACGCCTTGCCCACGGCTTCCTCGATGGTCTCGGACTCGTGCAGGTACTTGATAATCAGGTGGGCGAAGACTTCGGTGTCCATGGTGGTCTGGAAGATGGACCCATTGGCCTCCAGCTCGGAACGAAGCTCGAAGGTATTGACCAGGTTGCCGTTGTGGGCCACGGCCAGACGCAAATCGCCGTGGCGGACCAAAAACGGCTGGGCGTTGCGAATGAGCGACGCGCCCGTGGTGGAATAGCGGATGTGGCCCATGGCGATGGACCCTTTCAGTTCCTTGCTCAGATGCCGCTCGTTGAAGACGTCGGCCACCAGGCCCATACCCTTCTGCTCACGAATCTTTTCGCCGTCCCAAGTAACGATGCCCGCGGATTCCTGTCCGCGATGCTGCAACGCGTAAAGACCAAAATAGGTCATACGCGCCGCCTCCTTGTTTCCGTAGATGCCGAAAAGACCGCAATACTCTTTTTTCATGAAGACTCTCTCGTGTGTCCGGCTTGCTAGCCGTAATATTCCTGCAGGCTCTTCACTTGCAGCCCGGTTTGTCTCAATTCACATATTGCCTGCACCACAGCACGCGCCCCGGACACCGTAGTGGTATAAGGGAGGCCGTACAGAAGCGCATTCTGACGGATCATCTTGGCGTCGCCCACGGTCTTTTTTCCCGAGGGCGTATTGATGACCAGGTCGAAGACTCCGTTCTTGATATGGTCGATCACGTGAGGCCGCTGGCCTTCGTGAACCTTGTGGACCTTCTCCACATTGACGCCCTTGCTCGCCAGGAACTCAGCGGTGCCGCCCGTGGCCGCGATCTTGAAGCCCATGGCCTCGAAGTCCTTTGCCACCAGCACGATCTTGGCCTTGTCCCAGTCGTTGACGGACATGAAGACCGTGCCCGAGGTGGGCAGCTTCTGGCCCGCGCCCAGTTGCGACTTCATGTAGGCCAGACCGAAACTCGGGTCGATGCCCATGACCTCGCCGGTGGAACGCATCTCGGGTCCAAGCAGCACGTCCACGTTGGGGAAGCGGTTGAACGGAAACACGGACTCCTTGACCGAGACGTGTCCCCTCTTGCGCATGGTCCAGGGATTGAGGTCCTTGAGCTTCTCGCCGAGCATGACCCGGGTGGCCAGCTTGGCCAGGGGAACGCCCGTGGCCTTGGACACGAAGGGCACCGTGCGCGAGGCACGCGGGTTGACCTCGATGATGTAGACCTCATGGTCCTTGATGGCAAACTGGACGTTCATCAGCCCGACAACACCCAGCTCCTTGGCCATGGCGATAGTCTGCCGCTCGATCTCGCGAATGAGCTCGGCGGACAGGGAGTACGGCGGCAACACCGAGGCGGAGTCGCCCGAGTGGATGCCCGCCTCCTCGATGTGCTCCATGACCCCGCCGATATAGACATCCTCGCCGTCGGCAAGGGCATCCACGTCCACTTCGATGGCGTATTCGAGGAACTTGTCGATGAGGGTCGGATGCTCCGGGGAAACCAGAGCCGAATGGCGGAAATAGTGGTCGAACTCGTCCATGGAGTAGACGATGTCCATACCCCTGCCGCCGAGCACGTAGGACGGGCGCAGGACCAGGGGGAAGCCGAGCTTGGACGCGATCTCGCGCGCCTCGACCATGGACATGGCCGTTCCGTTGGCCGGCTGCCTGAGATTCAGCTTGTTCAGGAACTGCTTGAACCGCTCACGGTCCTCGGCGCGGTCGATGGCGTCCGGGCTGGTGCCTATGAGCGGCAC from Pseudodesulfovibrio thermohalotolerans includes the following:
- a CDS encoding peptidase U32 family protein, whose protein sequence is MSNKHIPEIMAPAGDGNAFLAAVAAGADAVYVGLKHFSARMQAQNFSISELARLASLGRDRGTKTYVAMNTLVKPQDVESAGRLIDRLQKNVRPFALIVQDLAMLTLARQAGFTGELHLSTLANVTHPAGLDIARKLGANRVVLPRELNLDEVKLMAEACPKDLDLEIFVHGALCHCVSGRCYWSSYLGGKSGLRGRCVQPCRRLYTQGKGKPERLFSCSDLSLDVLTKPLLSMNRVTAWKIEGRKKGPHYVYYTVKAYQMLRDNPQDGQAKKTAMELLDQALGRPSSHALFLPQRPFQPIQPNEETSSGRLIGEIKREQKKLYFEPREQLEPGDLVRVGYEDQPGHRTIPIRRRVPKRGRMDIPFSKHHTGPGLPSGTKVFLVDRREPELMKRIKELEKELDFFPAPEPKESTFTPTWPKAAPRSKSKSRAETVTLFRHPPSGKLWDRPAYWLERSVVGKVPSKIASRAQWWLPPVIWPDEDKKYRSLIKEAVRKGVREFVLNAPWQAAYFEDRKNVSITAGPFCNIANKFALDVLRTLGFSRAIISPELPFEDLQILSQNPPMPLGFVIKGMWPFGISRFLADSVPFDEAVKSPMHEVAFVRKYGQNNWIFPGWELDLTKETRTLERLGFKTFVTMLEPWPRNVPRPNRTSEFNWRLKLL
- a CDS encoding methyl-accepting chemotaxis protein; the encoded protein is MSIKSKLILIFVSVLFGLAGIFAVNYVGGQYVVEARKLATLANDGNALFLQARRHEKNFLLRKDEQYTRKALENVDKAGAVLKEIAQMKPGLANRCGDALNVLQQYRDALTGVNDLYVAMGLTMKEGLRWEFIKAARNLEAEFGKGEMAADSVIKLLQMRRQEKNYIIRGGDLYVDRVTKGAGELSGMLAALYPPEEAAGRMKALQGYLDAFGKYVAKEKSIDVITAGLIEAARSLEPIYGEIAASSVAQSQHDTRVIDYCVIGVELAVGVAILVLLLWVMRSINQPLMRLNAFAGAVARGDLDAEPEGKFAAELDELKDVLVDMVANLRSAIGEARDMERDARNQAEAADQARDEAVGQQERVQALLERMNEAAGRAGEVSRELTTVSLDLKERTGEIARSAVLQQERMAESATAMEEMNVTVNEVARNVSDASAMAGEASNEASLGIDVVQRTERSMTAVAGTVSVLKEGVARLGADTESIGQVISVINEIADQTNLLALNAAIEAARAGEAGKGFAVVADEVRKLAEKTMVATQEVETRITAIQDATGRNINDVKATLSHVAEANGEVENSVGAFRNIQEFSVNVAERVEGIAIAARQQSVASEQISGAVLEVSRLASDTADAVQNSASVIAKLASLAETVQAIIGHLGVENRNLGNEPVEAVSR
- a CDS encoding phenylpyruvate tautomerase MIF-related protein is translated as MPFIKVETNVHVTDEAGCLKAISALAADILGKPESYVLAVLEPGKELLFGGTQDPAAFVTLDSIGLPEARTPELSAAICGFMNRTFAIPANRIYIAFGNIERNMFGWDGRTF
- a CDS encoding PhzF family phenazine biosynthesis protein is translated as MKLDVYQVDAFAAEVFTGNPAAVVPLYEWLSEDLMRNIALENNLAETAFFVRKGEYFELRWFTPEIEIDLCGHATLASAHVICQHLNYTDPVVVFETKSGRLFVDREGNHYSMDFPAWSCSRIQVTERVATALGARPVELYMGSRDMMAVFETEDDIRALDPDPRLVSALDGLCLICTAPGLDHDFVSRVFVSGDSVPEDPVTGSAHCTLVPYWADRLGKSEFHAFQASARGGSIQCEYLGDRVKIAGRAVTFMTGTIHL
- a CDS encoding penicillin-binding protein 1A, which encodes MNKFLKIFGILFLGCAVAGVCGAVAIYFWAAKDLPSFKKITDYKPPLVTTVYAQDNKVLGYFYKEKRFLVTLDQMSEWIPKAFLAAEDASFYEHDGVDLTAIVRAFKANLMAGRTKQGGSTITQQVIKRLLLTSERSYKRKLKEAILAFRLENYLTKEEILTIYLNHIFLGAHSYGVEAASRTYFAKHSKDLTIAQAALIAGLPQAPTRYNPYQSFELARQRQEYVLSHMRELGWITEEQYQEALAEPIELKSMDDPSWRVGAYYLEEVRRWLVDEFGEDMVYNGGLSVTTPCDLKHQAAAEKALRRGLLNSAKRRGWLGPVGHFTDADKPGILEEGPQTTDGIMEKDRLMKAFVTGVSRDAARVEFGKFKGTIPVKAMWWIRDPDIRKSHEDVPNPTDARKVLKKGDVVWVTVDEAPKKEDGTWILDLEREPKVEGALVSIKPGTGEVVALVGGYSFAKSQFNRATQARRQPGSAFKPVVYSAALDNGYTAASIVLDAPIVYANDAEGKLWRPENFEGTFEGPTLLRTALVKSKNLCTIRIAQKLGIRTIIDRAKAMGLESDFPHDLSVSLGSAVVTPMNLCEAFTTFPRGGSYIKSRTVLSVKSAWGDELYASKPEAKDAMSPQTAYIMSSLMKQVIQNGTGWRARVLKRPVAGKTGTSNMEQDAWFMGFAPYLLTGVYVGFDELTPMGKWETGSRAASPIWVDYRKHVEEDYPYEDFTQPPGIVMVKVDGKTGHLASSSSTEEYFLPFKVGSEPTEVSNPYGGNGEAPASADDLFKQTF
- a CDS encoding zinc/iron-chelating domain-containing protein; amino-acid sequence: MTRAQSGDSDVCRRCSFQGPTCCRISSGQEEFCFPLSQIEKERIQELVPYTGGFVLSSNSKAFVDYACRLFPGEEKLVRQLFPEGKDHFRLAVDSMGACRFLGPLGCEIPLEARPYYCRLFPFWMAGATVTFFDIPTCLARREGGTLVRMLDILDTNKATVKDLYGRLRLVWGLPPTKGASPVKKTF
- a CDS encoding KpsF/GutQ family sugar-phosphate isomerase, translated to MACISERKDWLALAREVLDIEVQGLEAVRDQLDGSFVEAFNTMAQCKGRVVITGLGKSGLVGRKIAATLSSTGTPSFFLHPVEGAHGDMGMIRSEDVVLALSNSGATDEVNAILPTLKSLGIKVIAMTSNPASAMAGLSDIHIQVHVPREACPMGLAPTSSTTAQLAVGDALAVCLMEWKSFGKDDFKRFHPGGSLGQRLSTCVDQLMHTDGLPVVLENASLKSALSTLNDGGLGLVAVVDEDNFLRGVLTDGDVRRMVCAGGLDMDRPVHDVMTRSPRRASAGESSASVLDLMEHNQITVLPVIRDDGRLAGMVHLHDLLGKGELTFSDGRAGRAD
- the purF gene encoding amidophosphoribosyltransferase; its protein translation is MKKEYCGLFGIYGNKEAARMTYFGLYALQHRGQESAGIVTWDGEKIREQKGMGLVADVFNERHLSKELKGSIAMGHIRYSTTGASLIRNAQPFLVRHGDLRLAVAHNGNLVNTFELRSELEANGSIFQTTMDTEVFAHLIIKYLHESETIEEAVGKACNRVRGAYSMLILANDKMIAVKDPHGFRPLVLGRVGDKYVFASETCAFDLVEADYLRPLDPGEMVVVHKNQLTSHRFAEPTRCSKCIFELIYFARPDSHIFGDVVYERRKAMGAMLAKEAPVDADIVMPFPDSGNYAAVGYSQESGLPLELAMIRNHYVGRTFIQPSQDMRDFSVRVKLNPVKSMIQNKRIIIIEDSIVRGTTIRARVKKLRELGAREIHLRVSCPPIRFPCFYGIDFSSKGELIAANHSVEDIARFMDLDSLHYLSIPGLLDSVTQDEWCLACFDGNYPVPLADRMGKDCLEATPGIIKEFC